The nucleotide window CAAAACAGATTATTAAACCGTAGGAATAAAACAACCTTCAAAGAACTAATACATACATTTACTCTTCCTCAGGTTTACaaaccattttttattatgaacatattCTTTTTCTTCCAACAGTTCAGCGgaatttttgttatcattttttatgcAGTAAgtaacaagattattttttacagctgtaAATTGAGTATATTAATCCTTgtcattaaaatcatatattgtaCAATATAATCACAGTTTAACATTCACTTATTGTCATACCTCTGTAAACCCAAAGGCTAGATACTTGAaaagtagaaaaacatttttgttgtaatGGAGGCTTGACGGATGATgggattttaaaatctttcttccTGTGAGCTGAGTTGTAAAAATTTTCCCATTATTACCAAATCTCTGAAATAGTCtgagattaaaatttaagttcagTAGGGAAGTTTctaatgaatataaagaaaacaacattttcttAAGGAATCGTGATGTTGTTTTTATCAAAGTTTGTGTCGAAGTTACTGCTTCCTATACATTTAACCTGGACCAGAGATACTTACAACCTAGGACTAGCACATAGCAATGAGGCTTCCAACATTGATGAGAGGAGACTCATGGTACTCTATTGACATAGCTGACTAAGCAGGAGCAACACAAGATCTCAGAAGGGCATGCTCATATTCCCTAACACTTTAATCATTAGGGAACTCAATATTCCCAGTTTGTATCATGCTCTCAACCATTAGAAATGAGATGAAGGttacttttattataagaatatatgttttttagaaacaaattaaatagattGTAAGAGAGAATAGTTAGAAGAACAAGTATACTGGATAggggatactgatgttctttggtggttgggtttcaattaaccgcccatgtcaggaatggtcgacctcacACTGTACAAggttacacttcatttgcattcatacatattattgtcattcatcctctgaatacgttatggtggttctgaaggctaaacagaaaaaaagtaaaaaaaaaaaaagaagtacaaagttgagataaaagaaaacagaaaagaagTCTGCTAGTTAATTTTGTCAGCTCATCTTGACAAAAAGGAAGAGTTCCTCCAACTACTATTAAGGAATATGtgcatgaaaaattgaaaaaaataaaataagggtaTCATATTGCTGTGATGCTCTGGATTGCATGCACAAATGAATCTAGACATCCAGACTCCCATCTTAACCTCACTTTGGTTAGGATTTTTTCTGATGTAAATAATAGGGATTACTTACTAGGGTTCTTTTAATAGGGttcttttaacaagaaaaaactttaaataactgaggaaataataaaaattagaggtATCAGTTCCTCTTTCATCAAGCCTTCactgacatttaattaattaattaatttcttcatatcCCAATAACTACAGGCTTATGAACAATTagttatctacttttttttaatgagaaagtatatttataacatatgaaaaatgtgaAACCTGTCCAAGATTAATGACTGATGCTTTATGTCAAtagaatgtataaaaacaaaggaaaataagaaaaaaatttcaatgtttaactaataaaaaaaacaatgaacataaatataaaaaaagttatgaaacttAATTTAGAAGTAGATAATGTTTACTGATACAACCTTTTTATTTTGCAGATAGATGTTGTTCGTAATTCTGGAATATTGGTGGATCCATTTGTAGTATCAATTATGATAGCAATCATAAGATTAGTATTCACACTTTTAGCGGCATGGGGGTCAAAACAATTTGGACGTagaattccagcaatattttctGGTTGTGGTATGACGATCTCATTGTTGATTTTGACATATCATTTAAACTCTAATACTGAAAATGTACCTGAAACTAGTACATATATTAATAAGACAGTTAATTTAACTGGGATGAATAATTCTCTGGTTGAAACAACTAGTAATGTGTCATCTATATCATGGGTTCCTCttctatcaatattattttatgtgctTTCCAGCACTGTAGGCTTTTTAACTTTGCCATGGGCTATGGTTGGAGAAGTGTTTCCAACTCAAGTACGAGGTGTAAGTAATAATATCATACTActtgtatgttttattatttttgtagctttattaaaaaaaaggtattttatttattaaaaaacgctGAAAAACAGTTCAGTATGTAATCAAATTAGTACATAGTTTTTGATTGTTTCTAATTAGCAACACTTGCAAGGCAgttgttataatgataaaaaagagaTATTAGTAAAGCACTGGTGAAAATGTCTTCTCTTAGCTGAGATGGTGATATTTAAAAACTCTtataatattcttgttttaattagtaacaataattttagGGTAGGAATAACATTTCTGATGTATAGTTAGATGGATATGTCAGAATTTTACATGGAAAGATGGgtatttcagaatatatttatccATGGTTGTAGCTCATCCTTACTAATCCtgatattttgacatttttccaGCTGAAGTTGTTCCagatagctttttttttgtttaaagtgaCTAGTACTTAAGGGTAAGcgtaaaaaaatgatttgataatgtttgtttatttgatatgttattgttatgtattttatgggtttaagaatttaaaaatgttgaaataacatttaaagatTCTTAACATAACATTTAGAGATTCTTtcttgttcatatatatatatatatatatatatatatatatatatatataacatatatatatatggtatggGCTGGGCAGGTAGTCCCTTTACACTACTTTGAAATTATTAGGGTAGATGCAGCTTACACTCTATGGATCTAAAACATCTGTCTGGGTTCTTCTGTATAGTATGTGCCTCCATGTCTGGTTGTTCATCTGCAAAAGCATGTCaggggtgatcatttcaaatgctgactGAACATCGTCTTGAACTGCTTGTTGTTGGTATATCTGCGATTTCAGATTTCTTGTTTTACAAAATCTCAGAGTGCATTGTCAGGTGTGGTGAGGTTAGGGCTTCTTGCTAGCCAAGGCAATGGTGCCGGTAACTCTTCTGACTCATGTCCAATCCAGAAATtcgaaaaatttcattgaggcaTCTGCGGACATTCAACGTAAAATGCACTGCAGCACTGTCTTGCTGAAACATAATGATGTTAGCGACCTTTTCTTTGCTGTTAATTCTGGAAGTAACAACTCGTTGATCATTCTCTGATAACTGTGTTGATTAATTGTGCCAatgaaaaaataaggaccaaggagATGTTCAGATGTCACCTCAGCCcaaattatatataacatgagGTGGATGGTGTTCAGTTTCCTCAAAAAAGTGTGGTttgtttttcgcccagaaaaaacaTCTCGGTTACAAGAGCTTCAATAAATTGCACACTCGTCTGAGAACATGATATTCTTTTTACTGTTTGTTCTTGGAAAGCGTTCAAGCAATAAGTGACATGCATAAACACGTTGATCAAGATCATTGTCATtcaactcattaactgtggctggatgaaaacatttaactttcagaTCTATCTGCATATGATTTCACATTGTTGATCTTGGAATGCTTAACTCTTCAAAATGTTTGCGTGTTGATTTCACTAGTGATCATTGAATCTATGCCTTCATAGCAGCACACGTTTCAGCTCGAGTGCCCAGCCTCCCACTATGTGGCACATCAAGAACACTTCCTGTTGCAAATTCCTTCTTCTCCCATTTCAGTAATGCTTGCCGTGATGGTTACGATTTCCCAAAATTCACAAAGAAGTCAGTCATAATGTTCTCCAATGCTGTACCAGTGTGTGGACATTCATGGACCTGCTTACAAGCTAACAAATGCTCTTCGACATAAAGGCACTCATATCCACCATCTATCCACACTCGACTATGACAAAGGTTGTCCCACCATCAACACACAGGACGATCCCACAGCTTATTCTCCTCATGTTTTATGATAGCAGTGAGCAATATCAGAGGTGAGAATTGGCAGTAGTAGAGCCAAATTAAGCTGGATTAATTAGAGTGTAAAAGGACTTCCTGCCCATGTAGAATAACATTTGGGCTGTTATTACTTCTTGCTACCTATGATATCCTGTCATGATACATTATCCTGTCAACTGTACTAAGCAGTACCAACACTATATCAGATCCCCAGGTAGAACTACTGTGCATCTACTACATGCTtatgctttctaaactttgacgagtaaaATCTACCTAATATTAACAACATATGATTACATGTTATGCATATAAACTATAAACTCTGGTTTTTTTTTGActgcagtaaaatatatttattttagtcaaTCTTTGTTAAATTACAGCAACACACCTGTAAAGACAAATATAACATTtgctatgaaatattaaaaaaaacatttctatctTTTTCTCATTCCTTTATCTGTTATGGCAGGATTCTCCATTTTTTTCATACAGGAGTACATCCAATCTGATGggatgtagataaaaatatttaatagtgcaaatttaattttcatgtgtaaggtgattatattatttacattaagatattcaataaaacaagTACAACTTGTATTAAATAGCATTATGTACAACTAAAACACTAAACAAATAATGGAAGTGCAACGCAATAGACCAATTAATTTCAATTGCTGAGtgactttttattttgaatatacagtaaatactaattcaaatttattccaataataattttacaagtacATATACAAAATTCCGTTCTCTGGAATACCTAGTGTAACATAAAAGCTCCAGTGCcaaatgtaataatacataaatgagtCTTAAAATACAgcctaatctaaatataattaatctaaagttTGTTGCATCAAGTCTATTTCATATTACTAATCATTACATATAAGGCAGAGTGTGTGGTTTCGATTCATAACACTAGTAAAAAATCTTGATTAGTtttgaatactattttaattttattcattataattcagAAAACAAATCACTAGACTCCTGAATACTGGTAACCCATTTCTTTACctctttaatgaagatattttcaacaggtaattaaattaaacacagatattatctaattaaaagtaactttatttggaaaaaaataaatcaaacctgTACtgtttgtgaatatctagtaattaatatgtcttCCTTTATTCTTAATTGCTTTGTATACACAACTTGCCACTAATTCAACAAGTGCactagacattttttttatttcttcatcatagaaccataccaatattattgttttaatgaggCCAATTTTTGTGGTATAATTCCTTTATGAGAGTTGTTTTTTTACTATTGCCCATAGATTTTCAGTTAGGTCTAAATCAGAGGAGTTACTTTACCATGGGagcattttaattgttttgttcttaaaaaattgtttccacttttttggcaatATGGCGTGGCatcaaatcttgttggaacattcTATAGGCTTTTgggaatttgttttaaagttgtgtCTTAACCCTTCTTTCCTTgaaatcttgatatatccatcactttccaacataccatctactggaagtaattaACGAGAGCCTTCAAATAAGAACAattccaaagaatttttttctggggatgtttaactgtGGATATGATCaggtgatgtattttcatttatgtttttctaacgtatggaaccctttgcctctgaacataaaaatgtgactcattggaaaacataacattttccaGTCTTCTTTAATCCAGTTAACATGTGTTTTGGCCTACAAGAGCCTTTTTTCTCATTGCTGGTGTTATAATTTGCCTTTTAGCTAGCTGAtgagctttccatccagctgcaagaaCTTGGCATCAAACAGttgtcatgtgtaaatctgttccactggctgctaattttcaatttaagtccacagtagataattttggatcaagtttactttttctcactaataattGATCCTGtgagttatttttcttttacagccatATTTACCTTTCCTTTGAGATGAAATAGCATTTTCTTTAATTGTtctaaaatagcattcactgtccttAGTCAAACACCATACTCAGAAGCTGTTTGTTGTGTCATACTGGTACGCTCAGAAAGAGAAACGATTTTCAAACACTTTCTTGgtgttattttcattactatatatattCGACATAGAACAAAGGATAtgaaaatgtgattttataataaaaaatgaaaaaactttcacaaaacattacttatttataacatgaaaattgctaaataaccaaagaacaatattCTCACATTACACATTAAAGAATAGGTATGGTcaagccacaacatagaaataaacaaaaaatgtgttcACATTAATTTGTATGCTACTGTAGAGATCTCTAGCAATCAGCAACAGAACAACTTCTGCACAAACATCCTAATCATAGAAACATctacctttcttaaaaaaaaagtttaaaccagaaaatttaagaaataataaattattaaaaaaattattttaaatctctgCTTAATCATTCTGTAGTGGattatgtttcataattttttttcaaaattaaatgtcttttttacctatttctctttttttaataaaaaatattaatgaaattttatcagtactttgtatttgcaaaataaatgttatttttacttttcttaataaatctatttatttattttttgttctactaATCCTATTTTTCATTCATGAATTAGCAACtgttagaataaatattataattgacaCTTTCCTGTGTTTCCTGGCCTCAAGCTAACTAAATcttcttatataattttcaaaaagggTAGTGGCAGTTATTAGTTTATGAATGATGAAAAATGCTGAATAAcccctttttaatttcttttgcttGGTGATAATCTATGTCGTTTTCCTTCTCATGTCTCTACTGAAGTGATATTCTGATCTCATATTACTGTCAAAAATAATTCACTCACTTTGTTGCTAAAATATCATACACAttgccttattaaaaaaaataattacctctctCATATCAccttatttgattaatttatgctagatcaaagtttaatttactcttttttgttttaaattatctaaccTCTCATTGCCATGTAAACATATGTGACAGTCCAGTctgaatatgaataatttttattcttaaacattttcctaaaatcttttttcttaactaaaaaaatCACCACATATTATTCTTCATTGGATTGTCTATCAAAGCTTGGCCATCACTAGGGTTATACTCAATTCAGAAATTGCAATTCCAATCTTTTACTGACTTTATTGTGTTAACTGCTAATTTTACTTCCAAGATTATCTACAGGAGTTGACATTTATATATGATAAGACCTAAATATccagtttctttctttttgttttttgtaatatttatttcaaaagatttatttttttctagaatatgACACTAGCGATTAATTCCACCTGCTATATGTCTTAATGTATaccctttttaaaaatcttagagCACAATCCCTTTTCCACTCTGTTGAGCAGTGTTGTGAACAGAAATGATTTGCCATTCTCACTCTTAAGTAGGCACTAGCAATTGAAGGAATTAcaaataacttagaaaaaaaaccattgttcataaaaaaaatctgttttacttaaaactaatgttatagaattataattgCTGACTTTCATAGTCAATATAAGGTAGCAAAATTTTATAGTTGATTTGAAGTTAGctcttattaaatataacattaaaatgcaTACAATACTTcaaccaaatattaaaaattatgctattaaatgaaaaattattttgaaaaaaaattaatatttttagaaattgataagcatcaacaaaaattcaaaaatatgtatttgtttcttttactagAATATGGCTTTCAATGCCATTCTTGACGAATGAGATATGCAAATGAGTATTGTGTGCAAATCTTATTACCAGGTTGTGCATTGAATAGCTTTGAATACTGAAAGTATGTAATTATGTCCTTAATCTTCTATAGCTTTTAAATCCACTATTGTTCACTTAAGTTGTTAATTAATGATAACAACTGGAgaattctgtttataatttttcacaagcAGTTTAAGTAAGGATTGTTCAATCAatcttaactgaaatttttagtgattcgattctcttaaatttaatttttgtttaatattcttgtgctattgttttacatttttgttgcttactttacattttttattatttatttcaggttGCTTGTGGTTTGACAACATGTTTTGCatatattatcagttttataacAGTTAAATCTTATCCACTAATGATGGAAATTTTTCATCAGCATGGTGTGTACATGGTATTTTGTGTAATGGCTTTCATTGGAActgtatttgttatattttttctgccTGAAACTCAAGGAAAAACGTTAAGGGAGATTgaacaatatttcattaagtCTGGTAAGCTGAAATCAATTCTTGCTTCATATTTGAATCATTTTATTCAGTAGCTagtagtatattaaattataaaagtaatctggTATCATGTAATCTCTAATATTATGaggtatatgaaaaaaataacaaaaaacgttTGGAAACTTTCAACTTACTCTGACAATTATTGCACCTAAAACCGTGAAAATGAACATCTCTTTTTAAACCAAAAGATGAATGTTTAAATATAAGATGAACTTGctgattattgaataaattaaattacatgggCTTTGtggaaaataaactaataagtcttttagaaaaaaaaaaaactcatgtatAGCAGTCTCAAgactataatttaaaagtatttgatCATATAATTATCAAGAGATTAGATGTGATGTATtagaatgttataatttaatcaaacgaaagaaatattttttacttgcatatatttaacaataaaccaGTAAATTCTAGGAGAATTTGACTACtcatatttgtttgaaatattgaTGATGTAATACTGTTTAGAAAATTTCATGATGAGCAGAAAAGCAGACTGCCCTTCAGGAATTATCACGTTAGCATACCAATTCTGTATTACAATCACTTTTTgagtcaaagaaaaataatttttcctgttcaaaaaactatttttttcatacaacCAGCCTTGATTACATGTTTATAACTTCAAAATGAAGGTGTATTCAGGATCTACATGTTGAAGTACAATGTGttgtacgaggtgcgacaataaagtaatgagactgatgtgagaaaaatgttgcttaccgttttagtcatgtttagtgttgtttccttcaacccaccgggttggtctagtggttaacgcgtcttcccaaatcagctgatttggaagtctagagttacagcgttcaagtcctagtaaagccagatatttttacatggatttgaatactaggtcgtggataccggtgttctttggtggttgggtttcaattaaccacacatctcaggaatggtcgaactgagaatgtacaagactaacacttcatttacattcatacatatcatcctcattcattctctgaagaattatctaaacggtagttaccggaggctaaacaggaaaaagaaagaaagaaaagaaagtgttgtctccttcaaagtagttcccttctgattgcacacacttattccagcgctcctgccattgatggtaacatttctggaactcatcttctgtaatatcctccaagaccctcgtcacagctttttggacatcttgtgttgtttgaaaatggtgtcccttgacagccattttgactcttggaaatagaaaaaagtcgcacgagcgatatctggtgaataaggtggctgtggtagtactgaattttgttttgaggttaaaaattgctgtactgacagagcagaatgggatggcgcattatcttgatgcagaatccaattatcagcaatgttggcacggacacgaagaactcgtttacgaagtctttttaaatttctttgtagaaatattggttaactgtttgtccaggaggcacccactctttatgaacaattcccttggaatcgaagaagcacacaagcatgcatttcacttgcgagctttttttggtctgggtgatccctttgagcaccattgtgaactttggcgttttgtctctggatcgtattgaaaaaaccaaccttcaacaccagtgataacacggctcaacaaatctggattgatttctgttttctctaacagatcggctgccacatttttccgtgtttctcactgttgtgtgagatttttggggaccatttttgcacaaatctttctcataccaagatcttcagttaatattagacaacCGTTTCTTGATTGATGtggagttcttctgcaatcattttcacggataatcttagatcagatcgtacgatttcacgcaccctggtcaagttgacatctgtccatgaggttgatggtcgtccactgcggtcttcatcttcaacactcgttctgccttcactaaaaattttatgccaccgaaaaacttgagctcttgacataacctcctctccaaaagccttctgaagcttaccataagttgtcgtcgtgttttcacccaatttaacgcaaacaGAAGTGGCATACCGTTGCACAATATtatgcggtttcatttctgtgacgagagacacaaacacgtgttcacttattacagcacaactcacgactgagcagttgcatcaatgtgccgcttggactagaagtagcttatagaccaaggtcaaagatggtgtgcctacgcaagctgcagggttgccacatcttgcaaagaaaaatcagtctcattac belongs to Lycorma delicatula isolate Av1 chromosome 1, ASM4794821v1, whole genome shotgun sequence and includes:
- the LOC142323703 gene encoding facilitated trehalose transporter Tret1-like isoform X3, with the protein product MTMGFSAVTLPYMNQQDSNIHVTSGQASWIASLAAITLPVGCLVSGPILDRWGRKSAILLINLPAFVGWLLIAIQPNLWRIYIGRALTGFASGLSSIPATVYFAEISTKSMRGFLISGTSLSISTGVLIVYILGYYLQDDWRMVATICAVFPVTSAILIAVLVPESPQWLISKACNKEASTALQRIRGVSASKDIQQELDSIMDQNRLLNRRNKTTFKELIHTFTLPQVYKPFFIMNIFFFFQQFSGIFVIIFYAIDVVRNSGILVDPFVVSIMIAIIRLVFTLLAAWGSKQFGRRIPAIFSGCGMTISLLILTYHLNSNTENVPETSTYINKTVNLTGMNNSLVETTSNVSSISWVPLLSILFYVLSSTVGFLTLPWAMVGEVFPTQVRGVACGLTTCFAYIISFITVKSYPLMMEIFHQHGVYMVFCVMAFIGTVFVIFFLPETQGKTLREIEQYFIKSGAEKRASKIIDDSQETKIMLSNVTVSIVQSKAA